Genomic segment of Candidatus Baltobacteraceae bacterium:
AGCGCAGCACGCCCCAAGCGTAGGATGCCGGAACGAATAAGTCAAATGATACGTTTGATTCCGAACATGTCGTTTGAAGACACGCACGAGACCGATCCGGGCAACGCCACGTCGCTCTCGCTGAACCGAGGCGCTTTCGTCGGCATCGCCGCCGCCGCCGGTTCCGGAATCGCTGCGACGGCCGTTGCTCGCGCGCAAACCACGCTCGGACAGCCGCATCCGCCGCTCGTCGCCGAAGACGATCCCGCGATTTCGACCGATCGCGTGGAGCTGCGCCGTCCCGATGCAGTCGTTCCGGCCTACGCCGCGTGGCCCGTGAAGGCGCCGGTGAACGTTCCGTCCGTCGTCGTCATCATGCATATCTGGGGCGTCGACACGTCGATCCGCGACGTCGTTCGGCGCTTGGGAAAGGCCGGGATCGCCGCCATCGCTCCCGATCTCTACGCGCGCTTCGGCGCGCCCAGCGGTGACGGAAGTACCGACATCGCTACCTTCCGGCCTTACGCGTCGCAGCTCGACCGCAAGCAGTACGACGGGGACATTCGCGCGGCCGCGTTGTGGCTCTCGACGAAGTTTTCTTCGACCAAGACCGGCGTGCTGGGATTTTGCATGGGGGGTCACATCGCGTTGATTCAAGCGCTCGACAATGCCGACGTCTTTAGCACCGTATGTCCGTTTTACGGATCGCTCAAAGACATCGATCCCGATAAGATTCACATGCCGGTCTGCGGCAGTTACGGCGCGCGCGATACCAGCATCTCGGCCGACGACGTGCGAACGTTCCGAAGCTTGCTGCACGTTCCCAACGACATTCGCGTCTACAATACGGCCGGTCACGCGTTCTTCGACGACCAGCGCGCGTCGTACGTGGCGGCCGCGGCGACCGATGCCTGGAAGCGGACCGTCGATTTTCTCCTCGAGCAGCTCGGGAGCAAGAACCGATGAGCGCCGCGATGTTTTGGACCGGCATGGCGTTTCTCTTCGGCGCGTTTTTGGGAGCCGTCGTGGCGTGGCTGGCGGCTCGCGCCGAAAACGCCGCCCTGCGCGCAACGCTCGCGGAGACGAGGGTCACGGCCGAACGCACCGTCGAGGCGCTGCTCGAGCGCGCGAAAAACGAGCTGCGCGACGCGACCGCGCAGCGCGCGAGCGAGCGCGTCGGCGAGCTCGTCGCTCCCGTCGCGGAACGTTTGGGCGAGTTCGACCGGCTGATTCAAGAGCTCGAAGCGCGCCGGCAGCACGACTCGGGCAGCCTGCGCGAGCAGATCGAGCATCTGCTGGGACGTGCCGAGAAGCTCGAGAGCGCGACGACGAATCTGACGACGCAAACGTCGACGCTCGTTACCGCGCTGCGCAATCCGACGTCGCGCGGAAAATGGGGCGAGATGCAGCTTCGCAACGTCGTCGAGAAGGCGGGCATGCTGCCCTACTGCGACTTTACCGAGCAGCAGACCGTTGCAATCGAAGAAGCGCGCCTGCGCCCCGACATGACCGTCAATCTTCCCGGCGAGCGCTGCGTTTTCATCGACGCCAAAGCACCCATCGACGCCATGCAGGCGGCGCTCGAAGCGATCGACGACGACGCGCGCCGTGCGCTGATCAAGCGGCACGCGCGCGCGCTCCGCGACCACGTCGATTCGCTGGCGCGGCGGCAGTATCAAACGGCGAAGGGATCCGCCGACTACGTCGTGATGTTCGTTCCCGGCGAAGCGTTCCTCAGCGCTGCGTGCAATGAAGATCCGGCCCTCATCGAGTACGCGCTCGACAAGGGCGTGCTCGTCTCGGGGCCGCTTTCGCTCATCAGCCTTCTGCGCACGTTCGCGATGGGCTGGCAAGCGCTGCGCCAAGAAGAGAACGCCAAACGAATCGCGACCATCGGTAAAGTGCTCTACGAACGCGCTTTGAAGTTCGCCGAGCATCTCGCCGACGTGCGCAAACATCTCGAGAAATCCGTAAACTCGTTCAACGACGCCATCGGCTCCTACGAAACGCGACTGCTGTCGCAAGGGCGCAAGCTCAAAGACGAAGCCGCGCTCGCCGGTGACGACCTTCCCGACATTCCGCCGATCGACGTCGTTCCGCGCAGCGTCAGCGCGCTCGACACCGCGACGACGGCAAAGCGTCTGCCGCGCGCTCAACAACTCTTCGCGGCCAACGATGAATGACGAACCGGTCGTCTCGCTAGAGTACGAGACGACGGTCAGCGCGCGCGGCATCGCTCCGGCCAACGCAGTGGTCGAGCAGATCGACGGCTCGCAATGCCGGCTGCGGACGGTCGTCTTGTTCGACGTGGGGGAGACGATCGAGTTTTCGTTGCGTTCGAGCGGCAGGGGCGAAGTGATCGTTCGAGGCACGGTTGCGGCGTACGAAATCAAAGGCCATCGCTTCGTCTACGCCATGCGATTGGACCGGATGAGCGCAAACGAGATCGCCGCGCTGAGAAAGGTCGTCGACGCGCTGGACGCACTCGACAAACTTGCCGATGGAGCCGATCTGGAAACGCCGGCAGCGATAGACGATTTGATGCGAAGCTGCGCGCGCATTCCGGTGGACTTCGACGTCACCTTTCGCACGCCGGCGTCGGACTTCAAGGCGGCGAAGGCCGTCGACATTTCGCGAACCGGCCTGCTCATGAGCTGCGCCGAGGTGCTCGCACCGGGTTCGCCCATCGAAGTTCGGTTTACCATTCCGGGGCGCCGGGCGAGGGAAGTCACGCTCGGAGCGCGCGTCGTAACGCGCCAGGAACCCCACCGAGGCTCGTTTTTGTACGGCTTGGCGCTGACCTCCGTCAACGACAAAGAGCGCGGGCTGCTCGACGGCTACGTCAACGGGGCTTCGCAAACGCCACCCTAGCGTGCGCGAGTTGACGCGTACCGCTCGATAACACGACTTCGTCGATCCTCGCGGACAGCGGCACGAACGCCGCGCGCGTCTGCATGGCCGGCGGCAGCGTCGCAACCGTCGCGCGTTTACCGTCTGCCGACGTCACTATGGAGAGCGCGCCGGTGCCGGGCGCGGC
This window contains:
- a CDS encoding dienelactone hydrolase family protein is translated as MIRLIPNMSFEDTHETDPGNATSLSLNRGAFVGIAAAAGSGIAATAVARAQTTLGQPHPPLVAEDDPAISTDRVELRRPDAVVPAYAAWPVKAPVNVPSVVVIMHIWGVDTSIRDVVRRLGKAGIAAIAPDLYARFGAPSGDGSTDIATFRPYASQLDRKQYDGDIRAAALWLSTKFSSTKTGVLGFCMGGHIALIQALDNADVFSTVCPFYGSLKDIDPDKIHMPVCGSYGARDTSISADDVRTFRSLLHVPNDIRVYNTAGHAFFDDQRASYVAAAATDAWKRTVDFLLEQLGSKNR
- a CDS encoding DNA recombination protein RmuC, yielding MSAAMFWTGMAFLFGAFLGAVVAWLAARAENAALRATLAETRVTAERTVEALLERAKNELRDATAQRASERVGELVAPVAERLGEFDRLIQELEARRQHDSGSLREQIEHLLGRAEKLESATTNLTTQTSTLVTALRNPTSRGKWGEMQLRNVVEKAGMLPYCDFTEQQTVAIEEARLRPDMTVNLPGERCVFIDAKAPIDAMQAALEAIDDDARRALIKRHARALRDHVDSLARRQYQTAKGSADYVVMFVPGEAFLSAACNEDPALIEYALDKGVLVSGPLSLISLLRTFAMGWQALRQEENAKRIATIGKVLYERALKFAEHLADVRKHLEKSVNSFNDAIGSYETRLLSQGRKLKDEAALAGDDLPDIPPIDVVPRSVSALDTATTAKRLPRAQQLFAANDE
- a CDS encoding PilZ domain-containing protein, encoding MNDEPVVSLEYETTVSARGIAPANAVVEQIDGSQCRLRTVVLFDVGETIEFSLRSSGRGEVIVRGTVAAYEIKGHRFVYAMRLDRMSANEIAALRKVVDALDALDKLADGADLETPAAIDDLMRSCARIPVDFDVTFRTPASDFKAAKAVDISRTGLLMSCAEVLAPGSPIEVRFTIPGRRAREVTLGARVVTRQEPHRGSFLYGLALTSVNDKERGLLDGYVNGASQTPP